From the Paenibacillus sp. MMS20-IR301 genome, the window AACTCAATCATGACGGCAATGTCGCTGGTGGCGATTATTTTCCAGTCCCAGCAGAATGCCCAGTACGGCGGTGTATCCGCGAACAAGCTGGATTACGATCTGGCTCCCTATGTGACCAAATCCTTCGCCAAGCTGTTCCGCAAGGGCCTCGAGTATTTCGAGGAAGGTACCGCAGGCGAGCAGCTCGGTGAGATTACGATGAGCCGTACCGATCTGGAAGAGCAGTATCCGCGCGCCTTCCGTTTCGCTCTGAAAGAGACCGAAAGCGAAACACTGCAGGCAGCCGAGAGCATGGTACATAACCTCAATACAATGTCCAGCCGTTCAGGCGGCCAGATTCCTTTTACCAGCATCAACTATGGTACATGCACCTCACCTGAGGGCCAGCTCGTCATCAGCTCACTCCTGACAGCCACTATGAACGGACTGGGCAGCGGGGAGACACCGGTGTTCCCGATCCAGATTTTCAAATGCAAGCAAGGGGTTAACCAGCAGCCGGGCGATCCTAACTATGAGCTGTTCCTGAAGGCCGCCGAGTGCTCTGCACGCAGATTATATCCGAACTTCGCCAACCTGGATGCTCCGCTGAATATGCAGTATTATGATCCGGAGAATCCGGACACCGAGTTTGCTACGATGGGCTGCCGGACACGGGTGCTCGGCGACCGCTTCGGACGCAATCACTGCTCCGGTAAAGGCAACCTTTCGTTCAACACGCTCAATCTTGTACGTCTCGGACTTGCCTACGGTACAATAACCGGCCGCCGCCTGGCTGCCGACGAGGCCGGCTTCTTCGAAGACCTGAACTATTACATGGATGTTGCACTGGACGGGCTGCTTCACCGGTTCCGTATCCAGGCTGCCCAAAAGGCCAAAGCCTCTGACTTCATGATGCGTGAAGGGGTCTGGGAAGGCGGAGAGCAGCTCGCACCTGACGAAAGCGTCGGCGAACTGCTGAAGCACGGCAGCCTGTCGATCGGCTTCATCGGGATGGCAGAATGCATGAAGGCTATGTACGGCAAGCATCACGGCGAAGATATGGAGATCCACGCCAAAGCTGTAGCCATTGTCCGCCATATGCGTGAATATTGCGACCGGAAGAGCGAAGAGCTGGATCTCAACATTACACTGTTCGCGACTCCTGCCGAAGGACTCTCCGGCAAGTTCACTAAGGTGGACCGCAAAGTACTCGGCTCCATTCCGGGAGTAACAGACCGTGAGTACTATACGAATTCCTTCCACATTCCCGTCTACTACGACCTGAGTGCAGCTAAGAAAATCAGCCTCGAGGCTCCTTTTCATGAGTATTGCAATGCCGGAGCAATCTCTTATGTCGAGCTGAACGGAAATGCCCGCAGCAACCCTGCCGCCTTCGTCAAAATCATCAAATATGCGCTGGAGCAGGAAATCAGCTATTTCAGCATCAACCATCCGATCGACCGCTGCTCGGGCTGCGGCTATGAAGGGGTAATCGGTACGAACTGCCCGTCCTGCAACGCCCATGAGGATACAACCCATATCCGGCGGCTGCGCCGGGTAACCGGCTATTTGACCGGCGATTACCAGACCCGCTTCAACGCCGCCAAGCAAGCCGAAGTACGGGACCGCGTTAAGCATCTATGAATATATGCGGCTATTACCCGGAGTCCATTAACGAAGGAGAGGGCCTGCGGGCCGTCCTCTTCTTCAGCGGCTGCCGCCACCGTTGTCCCGGGTGCTTCAATCCGAAGACCTGGAACTTCAATTACGGTGAGCTGTTCACACCGCAGCGCAGGCAGGAGATCATAAGCGAAATCGCCGGCAATCCGCTGCTGGACGGCCTGACGCTTGCGGGCGGGGACCCGTTCTTCTCAGCAGAGGCGGCTGCAGAATTCATTCACGAGCTGCGCGCCGAGCTGCCGGATTTCCCGGTCTGGATCTACACCGGGTACACGTATGAGGAGCTTACAGCTTCCCCCGGCTCACCGGAATGGGAGCTGCTGGCGCTTTGCCAGGTCGTGATCGACGGGCGGTTCGTCGAAGAGCTCAAAGATACGACACTCCCCTACCGGGGCAGCAGCAATCAGCGCATTATAGATATTCCGGCTAGTCTGGCAGGAGATACAATTGTACTATGGGAGCCTATCCTTAGCTTTCAAGGGGTGTAAAGCTATCTATCTGTTAAAAAAGGGCACTAACCTTCCGCAGCGCGGTGGTTTAGTGCCCTTTGGTATGCTAATTTTCCAGATACCGCGCTTCTGCTCCTACGCCTGTTCTCCTGCTTTGCGGGCTGCCTTATGCGCCGTCTCATCCGCCAGCTCTTCCAGCACGCTGTTCAGACGCAGCTTCAGCTCGTCGGCCAGCTCCACTACCCCCTGGTCGTTCCGCACGGCCTGGGAGTCCACGGCGAAGACGCCGCCCAGGATATGACGGGCGCCCAGCACCGACAGCACCGGCTTCAGCGCATAGTCGATCGAGAGCAGATGCGCCAGGCTTCCGCCCATGAAGAGCGGGAGGACGATTTTGCCGGCCAGCCCTTTTTGCGGGATCAGATCCAGGAAGGTCTTAAGCACACCTGTAAAGGAGGCTTTGTATACGGGACTGACTACAATGACTGCGTCCGCTTCAGCCACCAGCCCGTTCGCTTTGACGATAGCCTCACTCTCAAACTTCGTGTGAATCAGATCCTCAGCCGGAAGCTCGGCAATATTAATCCGCTCCACGGTAAAGCCGCGTCCCTGCAGGTCCGCCTCCGTATATTCGATTACTGCATTAATCCTTGAGACCAGGGATGGTGTACCGTTAATCACAACTATTTTGGCCATTTCCGCACCTCTTCCGTCTGCTTGTATAGGATATGCCGGACTCCGGCACCGGTCATAAATACTTTAAATTAGTAATAATCCTAGCAGAGTACAAGGAATATTGTCAAACCACAATTGTGCTTGCAACCCGGCGGCGCTCTCGGTATAATAAACGGCAAACCTATATCCCGACCAGGCCAATGACCGGCATCCAACCGCGAGGCGTCTGCGACCGGAGCAGTTTCCCTGCTTCCTAAGTTTACCGGGTTTCGCCCGTTACCGCGAAGACCAAAGAGGGCCTTATTCCGCTGCTGTACAGCTGCTTTACGTGAATTAGGCCAACCTGGGTGGCACCGCGAGCTGACGCTCCTCGTCCCATGGATGAGGGCGTTTTTTGCATTTTTTTAAACCCAAAGGAGCGGATCGCGGATGCTGGACATGAATTGGATCAGGGAGAATGAGGACATTGTACGGAAGACGGCTGAATGGAAAAGAGTGGAGTTCCCGCTTACGGAACTCCTGGACTGGGACGACCGGCGGCGGGCGGCCCGCCGGAATGCAGAGCAGCGCCGGGCGGAGCGCAATGCGCTGACGAAGGAGGTCGAGCGCCTGCTGCGCCAGGGCGACACTGCTGGCGGCGAGCAGGCCAAGGAGCAGGTGCGGGAGATCAACCGCCTGCTCACCGGGCTGGAGGCGGAGCTGCTTGAAGCGGAGCGCCGCTGCGGTGAGCTTCTGCTGCTCGCGCCCAATCCCGTATCGGCGGATACGCCGGTCGGGCCGGATGACAGCGCGAATGTGGAGCTGCGGCGGCATGGCGTGCTGCCGGTATTCGGCTTCACGCCGCGCGATCACGTCGAGCTCGGCGAGCTGCACGGCATCCTCGATATTCCGCGCGGCGTCAAAGCCGGAGGCCCCCGCAGCTATGTGCTGAAGGGGGCCGGGCTGCTGCTGCATCTGGCTGTGCAGCGGCTGGCCCTGGATGTGCTCATGCAGCGCGGCTTCACCGTAATGGATGTGCCGGTGATTGTCCGGCCGGAGGCGCTGGAGCGGACCGGCTTCTTCCCGGGCGGCATGGATCAGACCTATGAGCTGACCGGGGAGAAGCGCTGGCTCGCCGGGACCTCGGAGGTCTCGCTGGTCTCGCTCTACAGCGATGAGACGCTGGAGCTCGCTGAGCCGCTGCGGCTGGCCGGGATGTCGGCCTGCTTCCGCCGCGAGGTCGGCTCGGCAGGCCGCGATGTGCGCGGGCTGTACCGTGTCCACCAGTTCTCGAAGATCGAACAGGTGATCATGTGCCGCAGCACCCCCGGAGAATCGGAGCAGATGCTGCAGGAGATTCTCGGCAATGCCGAGCATATTCTCCAGCTGCTGGAGCTGCCTTACCGGGTAGTCGCCGTCTGCAGCGGCGACATGTCGCTTAAGACACACAAGCAATATGATGTGGAGACCTGGATGCCGAGCCGTGGCGCCTTCGGCGAGACCCATTCGGCTTCGAACCTGCTGGATTTCCAGGCCCGGCGCTCGGGCATCCGCTACCGTGACGAAGACGGGCGGCTGCAATATTGCCACACGCTGAACAATACCGCCGTGGCAACGCCGCGCATCCTGATTCCGCTGCTGGAGAACCATCAGCTGGAGGACGGCTCGGTCTACATCCCGCCGGCGCTGCGCCCTTATATGGGCGGTGTGGAGAAGCTGGATTTAACCTGACGAGATACAGAGAAGCTGCTATGGCCTGACCCTAACCGGAGCTCTGTGAGCGTGCACCAACACGAAGAATCTGGAGCGTGTGCCGTCCAGAGAGTGATCGAGAGTTAGCTCAACCGTTATATATTAATTCTGCGGCAAACTTGTACGCAGTTGTATGAAAGGCACTATTCCCCCTTAGTTAAGTGACTAGGGGGGAATCCATATTGTATTCGGTTTTCCGCATACATTTGCCCCGTTCACCCCCGCAGCTTTCAACACGAACCTTAGTAATCAGTAATCCAGCAAGTAAAGCAGCAGGCACAAAAACGGCTTCACTGCCTCTCAAGGCGGCGGAGCCGTTTTTCATAGTTTACATTAAAATAACATGTAGTTTACATTAATTTCAGGAAAATCAACGATTTTCAGCCGGTCTATATATTTACTTTATATATTTTTGGATCATCCTACTATTAATCTATACATTTTCAACAAATTATCCCGAAAAATTGCTTTAAAATTCTATTATCTCTATTATAATAGAGTGCGAATGATATTTTATGGGGAGGTATACTTACATGAAACTTTCTTCACAATGCAGAAGGCCGCTAAGTTTGTTCCTCGCGGTTGCATTGCTCTTGACCGGGATATTCCCGGGATTATCAGCAGGATCCGGCATAGCTGCAGCAGAGCCAATAATAACGGCAGATACCGGAGTTACTCAAGCTCCCCCGGTTACAGCCTCTCCTGCCTCCGGCAGCAAGATTGGCACAGGCTCCACGATTACATTAAGCACTCCGGTTACAGCAAGCGTATACTACAGCGTATATGCTAACGGCAGTATTACCGCAGAAGTGGCAGACCAATTATACACTGCCCCGATTACCGTTGATTCCAGCTATACTTCCCTTACTATTAAAGCCTACTCTTCATTACCCGATTTAGGGAATGGTCCAACAGCAACTTTGCAATATAGCGTTGTGCCTGCGGAGAACAATCTGAAGATCAGCCAAATTCAGGGCGCAGGGCATACTTCCCCTTACGTTAACACTATGGTTGTAAACGTCAAAGGTATTGTTACCTTCATTAAGGATGCGGACAATTTCTATATTCAATCCGCAGCCGCTGATATGGATAATGACATCAAAACCTCCGAAGCTATTCTCGTCTATCAAAAAGGCGGCGGCAACGCTGTGAAGACAGGCGATGCCGTTGCGGTAGACGGAACTGTCAAGGAATACGGCTTCTCCGGACAATTAACGACTACAGAAATCGCCGCAACCAAAACAGCGGTCCTCAGCAGCGGCAACACGCTTCCGGCAGCAACCCTGATTGGAACCGGCGGACGGATCATTCCGCATACGGTTATTGATGATGATAACTTCGCTAAATTTGAGCCGGACAAAGATGCCATCGACTTCTATGAGAGTCTCGAAGGTATGCGCCTGGAGCTTACTAGACCGACCACTGTAGGTCCCGCAGTCTATTATGCTTCCAGCAGCACCTTTGAAATTCCGGTAGTAACGGTTAATGGTACAGCTAACACGACAGAAGTCACTTCCGCAGCAGGCGGACTTGTGCTGACAGGTGCTGATTACAATCCCCAGCGTCTGATTCTCTCGGCGAAGACCGCTCCGGTCCTCAACACCGGCCAGCAGTTCGCCGGCAATATCACCGGTATTCTAACCTATGATTACGGAAAATTCCTTGTTTCTGCCGAGTCAGAAACATTGCCGGCGGTTTCTCCCAGCAAGTTAGTCCGGGAAGTAACCTCACTCAAACCGGAAGGAAGCAAGCTGAATATCGCTTCTTTCAACATTGAGAACTTCTCGCAGCATAATGATCCTAGCAAAATTGAAAATGTAGCCCGGGATATCGTCATTAATCTCAAGACTCCGGACATTATCGGCCTGACAGAAGTGCAGGATAATGACGGAACCGGCACTGGCGGAACCGATGCCAGCGAGAACTACGAAGTCCTGATCGCCGCCATTGCGGCTATCGACGGCGGCGCATCCGACTACGGTTATACGGATATCGCCCCGGAGAACAATAAGGACGGAGGCGTTGAGAACGGCAATATCCGCTCGGGCTTCCTGTACAACAAGAACCGTGTCTCCCTGAAGCCAGGTACACCGGGTACGGCTACTGAAGCTGTCAGCTATAGCGCTGCTTCCGGCCTCAGCCTGAATCCGGGGCGGATCAGCCCGGAGGACGATGCCTTTATAAAGTCGCGTAAGCCACTGGCTGCCGAATTTACTTTCCAGGGCAAAGATATTATCGTCATTGCCAACCACTTCAATTCCAAGAGCAGCGACAACTATTTGTTCGGTTCCGTTCAGCCTCCGGTCTTCACTACAGAAGTACAGCGGGCCAAGATCGCCAGGGTGGTCAACAGCTTCGTTGAAGATGTACTGCAAGAGAACGCAGATGCCAATGTTGTCGTACTCGGCGATCTGAATGACTTCCAGTTCTCGAATACCCTGAATATTCTTAAAGGCAGCGCCCTCACGAATCTCGTGAACACCCTGCCGCTGAATGAGCGTTATTCCTACGTATTCCAAGGCAACTCCCAGACGCTGGATCATATCCTCGTCAACAACAAGCTGGCATCAGCCAGCACACTGGATATCGTGCACATTAATGCCGACTTCGCCGATCCCGGCGATTACCCGAAGGGTACGGAATTCCCGGCCGGCGGAATCCGGATCAGTGACCACGATCCGCTGCTTGCCCAAATTGACTTCGGAACCACCGATTTCAATTTGCGGGTGCTGCATACCAATGATACGCATGGCCATTTGGAAAATGTAGCCAAACGCACCTCCGCCACCAGCAGCGAGCGCACAGGCAATACTGTTTTGCTGGATGCGGGTGATGTTTTCTCTGGAACACTCTATTTCAATCAGTTCAAGGGACAGGCAGATATCAAGTTCATGAATAACATCGGCTATGATGCCATGACCTTCGGTAATCACGAATTTGATATGAACAAGGAAAACCCTGAGGTGCTGAAGAATTTCGTAACAGCCGCCCAGTTCCCGTTTGCAAGCTCCAATATCGACTTCACCACCAACAATAGTGAGCTTGCCGATCTCTACCATGAGATGACCGGAATCCTTGCAACCGATGAAGCTAAGAGTACAGCCAAAGACGGTAACATCTATCCTTCCGTTATTAAGGATGTTTACGGTGAGAAGATCGGTATCTTCGGGCTGACTACTGAAGATACCGTCGGCCTTGCGTCACCGGGCGACAAAATTATTTTCAAGGATCATATTGAAAGTGCGAAGAAGACCGTCAAGGCCCTGGAAGATCAGGGGATTAATAAAATTATTGCCGTTACCCACCTGGGGTACACCGTGGATCAGGAACTCGCTAAGGCTGTTCCGGGTATCGACATTATTGTTGGCGGACATTCACATACGAAGGTGGACAACCCTCCAACTCCAATTATCAATGTAGGCACAGACAAGAAAGTACTGATTGTACAGACCGGTGAATACAGCCAGTTCCTCGGTGAGCTGGACGTTACCTTCGACAAGAACGGTGATATCAAAGCTTACAAAGGAAAACTGCTGGATGTTAACCTGTTCGGCGAAGATGCCGTTGCCAAGAGTATTCTGGCTCCAATCGATGCCGAATTAGCAACCGTTCGGAATACGGTTGTAGGCTACAGTAATGTGGATCTCTATACTCACCTTAACTCCCAGCGCGTTGTACGCAAGCAGGAGACACCAATCGGCAACATGATTGCCGACAGCATCGCTGAGAAGGTTACTGAGCTGATGCCTAGCTTCGTCTCTGAAGCAGACCGCGCTGCCATTAAAGGCGTTGTTGCGATCCAGAACGGCGGCGGTATCCGTGAAGCCATCAATGTGGGCGATATTACAATGGGTGAAGTGCTGACTACACTACCGTTCGGCAACGGGCTTGCCGCGCTCAAGGTTACTGGTGCAGAGATCATCTCTTCGCTGGAGAACTCAGTCAGCGGTCTTGCCTCTGACCAGGGGCGGTTCGCACATGTATCCGGTATGAGATACACCTATGATTCCACTAAGAAGCCTGAGATTATAGATTCATTATCCGGGGCTGTAACCCAGGCCGGTGAACGTATCGTCTCCGTAGAGATCAAGCAGGCAGACGGATCTTACCTGCCGGTTGATCCGAAGGCTTACTATATCCTGTCCACGAACTCCTTCATGGCGGGCGGCGGTGACTTCTACCGCGCATTGGCATCCGCCAAGGCAGACGGACGTTATTATGAGCTGGGTCTTCCGGACTTTGAAGTCCTGCTGGCTTACCTGAAGAAGCATAATCCCGTAACTTCAAGCATTGAAGGCCGGATTACAGATCTGAAGGGCGCGACCCCAAGCCCTACACCGACAACGACACCAGCGCCAACTTCGGCCCCTGGCGGTTCAGGAACAATTACACCAGCTGCAACACCATCACCTGGTCCGTCCGCCACAGCTACGGCAGCCGTACCGGCACAGGTGACGACAATTACTGCAGCCGACCTGACCGCACAGCTCGCAGCACTGCCAGCCGGCAGCAATGAGCTGGTTATTCCGCTTACCGCATCCGCGGGCGGAGCACAAGTCATTCTGCCTGGCAGTGTGCTCGTGCAGCAAGCTGCAGCTAATCCCGGAACAGTGCTTACATTCAACTCGACAGGCGGAGCTTCATATTCACTGCCGCTTAGTATTATTAACGCAGCGGCGCTGACTGCCCAGCTCGGCACCAGCGACTTTACAATTACAGTGTCTATCCTGCAGGCTGATGCAGCGACACTCAGCAGCATCAGCACAGCAATAGCAGCACAGGCCGGTTCCGTTACGCTCGCTGCACCGGTTATCGAATTTACAGTTACCGCCCAGGCCGGAAATAACAGCGTATCGTTGAACAGCTTCGGCAGTACCTACGTGGAGCGTTCAATCACTGCAGCCGGAAGCTTAAGTTCACAAGGAGCCACAGCCGTTTCCTACGATCCTGCCACCGGCAAGCTTTCCTTCGTGCCTTCTGTCTTCTCAAGCGCTACAAGCGGAAACACTGAAGTTACCATTAAACGAAACAGCAACAGCTATTATACTGTGGTGAAATCATCCAAGACCTTCAGCGATACTGCCGGACACTGGGCACAGTCAGCCATTGAGCTGCTGGCCTCCAAGCTGATCATTACCGGCACCAGCAGCACCGCCTTCTCGCCTTCGCAGTCCATTACCCGGGCAGAATTCGCGGCACTGATTACCCGCTCCCTCGGACTTGCCTCCGCGAGCGGTGGAACAACCTTCAGCGATGTCAGCTCAGCTGCATGGTATGCAGACAGCGTACAGACAGCGGCTGCAGCAGGCCTGATTACCGGCTATACAGACGGCAGCTTCAAGCCGGGCAGCCCGATTACCCGCCAGGAAATGGCTGCGGTTCTGTCCAAAGCTATGAAGTATACCGGTAAATCTCTGACTGCTGATCCGGCCGTACTGGCCAAGTTCAGGGATGCTGCAAGCATCCCGGACTGGTCCAAAGCAGCCGTAGCAGAAGTAGCTGCTGAAGGCATCATCCAGGGAACGCCAGACGGATCATTTGCTCCGGCGAAGCTCGCTACCCGTGCGGAAGCCGCCACCATGCTGGAGAAAACACTGAAGTCACTTCAATTCATCAACTAGATTCAAGCGGTTATACGAATATATCCCAATTAGTAAAAGGCGGTTACCCGGCGCATGCTGCGCTGCGGGAACCGCCTTTTTTTTATAAACCGAACTGATCCGGATCAGACTGCTGTCATCGCCGCTTAATTCGCCAATACAGGCAGCTTCACTTCAAACTCAGGAATATACTCCTTCACCTGGTATCCGTCCCGCTCTATGGACAAGATCCGGTAAGGCCGGATCACCAGATAGCTTGTCTTATGCTCCAGCGGCTCGAATAGAGCTGCCGTGATCAGGATATTCCCGCCTGACGCATGCCATCCGCTGCCCCCGTTGATCTCCTGCAGCACATTCCCCTGATCATCCGTAAGCTCATACCCCAGGTAATCCCTTCCAGGATCGATAGACTGCTCTGCCGGCAGCTCAAGCCGGGTTGTAATCCGCGTTGTAATCGGCGTAAGCTCGGCTGTCTCAAGTAGGAAGCGCAGACCGGAGGCTGTGCGGACTATCGGCTCGGCAATGATACTCGAGTAAGTCTGCTTCCTCACCGGCAGCCTGATCTGAAAAGGCTCTTCTATCCCGGCAACATCAATGCTCAGCGTAAGCTCAAAAGCATCAGGAAACGACCGACCGCCCTGATTCTGCAAATCGGTAAATTGAATGATCCGGGAATCCGCATCCTTCCCGGCCAGTGAGAACGGACCGAATGAACCGCCGCCGCTGCTGCCAAGCGGGCCATAGGTATTGATATCCTCACCGTCAATCAACAGCTTAATATTGGTCATTAGATCGCCCAGCTCTCCACTCCGGAACGGCTCCGCCACAGACTGGCGCTGTAGCCCCAGAGACACACGGATTCCGTCGTAAAGCACTTCCGGCACTGATAACGTCAATCCCTCATGGCTATCGCTCTGCTGTTCTATAGCTGCAATCCCCTGCTGCTGCGCATTCCGCAGCCCCAGATCCCCGGCAAGCCGGAAAATGGAATTCATCCCGGGGATTTGCTTGAGTGAATCCGCAAGGGCTGGTGAAATAAACTCTGTGCTTGTAATCAGCAGGAACAGCGCCAGTACCGCAGCTACAATACCCGCACTTCTGCGCAGCAGCCAGCCCCGTGCGGCTCCCGGCCGTGTTGTCTTCAGTTGTTGCAGCTGTCCGCTCTCATGCCGTTTCATAATATCTGCTTCCAGATCTACACGGACCGGTGTATCCCGGATCAGCCGGCTAATACGCTCCAGTTCGTCATCCTCCATATTAGCGTGATTCATGAGTGATCATCCTTTCAGCATTCCGGCCGCGTCCGAGCTTTTTACGCAGCCGTTCATATTTTTTGCGGACTGTCGCCGGGTTCATATCCATAATGGTTCCGATCTCCTCATAGCTATGCTCCTCCAGCGCCCGCAGCAGCAGAATCTGCCGCTCTTCCAGACTCAGCTGCTCCAGCAGCCCGTGGACAACCTCCGTATATCTGGATTCTTGGGTGCCCGCAGCCTCTGCCTGCTGCTGCTGTTTCTTATAGAGTGAGAGCAGCCTGAACCCCCGGTTTCTCTGTTTGATCCGGTCCAGACAATGATTGTGCGCAATACGGTATAGCCATGCCGGAAACGATGCCTGTACTGAATACTGGCTAACCCGTTCCAGCGCTTTGATGAAAATATCCTGGGCTGCATCCTCCGCTTCTTCCCGGTTGCCAAGCAAATAATAACAATACAAATAAATCTGCCGCTGAAAGGTCCTGATGATCAAGGTGTAGGTCTGCACTTCCCCCTGCTGGACCCGCTCCACCATTTGCTCTACCGTAAGCCCCGGGTCCGGCTCAGCTGACAGCGGCGTCTGGAATTCATACTCTGATGTTTTGTTCATCCGGCTGTCTTCCGGCTCCATCACAGCTCCCCCTCCTTTCTTGCCTGTATAACTGAAAAAAGCCGTATTTTGTGACATGCCTGCCAAAAAATTTATGAAATCCGGCCGATTGATCTATTGCACATTCTCATTAGTTCGTTTAACATAAAACTAATATAAAGTTCTATATTTATAGAACTTATTTTCCGTATAATTCACATAGAAAGCAGGAATGCCGTATGAGTTATAAAATCACCGTCGATTTTGCACCCGTCTATGAGTGTATTACCAGCTTAAACGCTTTTCTCGGCAAACAAAATCATAACGCCATGGATGCCGGTGCATTGTGGGTCCGCGGGGTACAGGGCCGCTTCGCCCCTGTTATGCTGCAGAAGATGAAAGAGGTCATGAAGTTCACCGATAATTTCAGCCTGTCCTTGTATATATGGACCTGTCCGGGAGAGCGCTCCGCCGAGGGCTTCCTGGACTGGTTCGAAGCATTGTCCTCAGGGGAGCTGTATGAAATAGCCGGAAGGTTCGGGCAGACCGTTCCCTCGAATCTGGCCGGGCTGCGGGACTCAGCTGCGGAGGTCATCCGGGTATGGAATGCAGAGTATTACCGGCACATTGATCCGGCCATTCTGGAGGGGCTGCAGCAAGAGGCCAAAGCCCGTGCGGCATCACTGAACGAGGACAATGGCCTGGAGGTGTTTGAAGCGGCTACTGAGGGCATGCGGCTGTACCCGCCGGAGACCTTGAAGCAGATTATTCTCACCCCGCAGTATCATGCCCGGCCGCTGGTCACTTCTACCCTTTATGATGAATATATGTT encodes:
- the nrdG gene encoding anaerobic ribonucleoside-triphosphate reductase activating protein; this encodes MNICGYYPESINEGEGLRAVLFFSGCRHRCPGCFNPKTWNFNYGELFTPQRRQEIISEIAGNPLLDGLTLAGGDPFFSAEAAAEFIHELRAELPDFPVWIYTGYTYEELTASPGSPEWELLALCQVVIDGRFVEELKDTTLPYRGSSNQRIIDIPASLAGDTIVLWEPILSFQGV
- the serS gene encoding serine--tRNA ligase is translated as MLDMNWIRENEDIVRKTAEWKRVEFPLTELLDWDDRRRAARRNAEQRRAERNALTKEVERLLRQGDTAGGEQAKEQVREINRLLTGLEAELLEAERRCGELLLLAPNPVSADTPVGPDDSANVELRRHGVLPVFGFTPRDHVELGELHGILDIPRGVKAGGPRSYVLKGAGLLLHLAVQRLALDVLMQRGFTVMDVPVIVRPEALERTGFFPGGMDQTYELTGEKRWLAGTSEVSLVSLYSDETLELAEPLRLAGMSACFRREVGSAGRDVRGLYRVHQFSKIEQVIMCRSTPGESEQMLQEILGNAEHILQLLELPYRVVAVCSGDMSLKTHKQYDVETWMPSRGAFGETHSASNLLDFQARRSGIRYRDEDGRLQYCHTLNNTAVATPRILIPLLENHQLEDGSVYIPPALRPYMGGVEKLDLT
- a CDS encoding anaerobic ribonucleoside triphosphate reductase, encoding MTLLEKRYNGGQAAQEVLLEEVIHLGKDIIDSRDLDLLRENANLNGESFSGKMSKFGSEYSKWYARNFTMPPQLVQATLDNVVYVHDLDQYAIGTTNCIFIPFERLLREGFNTGNGSVRPPNSIMTAMSLVAIIFQSQQNAQYGGVSANKLDYDLAPYVTKSFAKLFRKGLEYFEEGTAGEQLGEITMSRTDLEEQYPRAFRFALKETESETLQAAESMVHNLNTMSSRSGGQIPFTSINYGTCTSPEGQLVISSLLTATMNGLGSGETPVFPIQIFKCKQGVNQQPGDPNYELFLKAAECSARRLYPNFANLDAPLNMQYYDPENPDTEFATMGCRTRVLGDRFGRNHCSGKGNLSFNTLNLVRLGLAYGTITGRRLAADEAGFFEDLNYYMDVALDGLLHRFRIQAAQKAKASDFMMREGVWEGGEQLAPDESVGELLKHGSLSIGFIGMAECMKAMYGKHHGEDMEIHAKAVAIVRHMREYCDRKSEELDLNITLFATPAEGLSGKFTKVDRKVLGSIPGVTDREYYTNSFHIPVYYDLSAAKKISLEAPFHEYCNAGAISYVELNGNARSNPAAFVKIIKYALEQEISYFSINHPIDRCSGCGYEGVIGTNCPSCNAHEDTTHIRRLRRVTGYLTGDYQTRFNAAKQAEVRDRVKHL
- the ssuE gene encoding NADPH-dependent FMN reductase encodes the protein MAKIVVINGTPSLVSRINAVIEYTEADLQGRGFTVERINIAELPAEDLIHTKFESEAIVKANGLVAEADAVIVVSPVYKASFTGVLKTFLDLIPQKGLAGKIVLPLFMGGSLAHLLSIDYALKPVLSVLGARHILGGVFAVDSQAVRNDQGVVELADELKLRLNSVLEELADETAHKAARKAGEQA